CCGCTGACGTCACTGATGTGGTTATTGTTATGTCCAGCAGCAGATACTGATACGTTCACGACGGCAGTCATTACTCGGGTGTCAGTTACCTTGTACGTGTCCGTAAGCAGTGTGAAATATCCACTGGTCCCGTAGCCCCTGACTAGAAAAAATCCAActctggagatttactggcccgaccggctagtgaattttcatggggtcattttgtaaataaacttatatcactctctccgattGTCTAGCaaaattttaaaactatttcGCACAGTCTTCTTTATCCATGAACCCCGATACACCACACCTCATCTCACACTTTACTTAGAAAATgaacgccgctttcagcaatattcaatcaaTATTATGGCGGGGGACACGAGAATTTGGCTGTTGACATtgcacacatgtggggaatggaactcgggtcttcagtgCAGACGActgaaccattaggctacccctgAATTAATAATTGGTTATCAAAAGCCAAGACGCTTTTTCTGCGTCTCCAGTTAAATAAGTGCGAAGTGCTGTCTTTTTACGATTCGTCTGCTGTTTTACGGGGCAAGCTCCTTGACATTATGTTTCTGAGACAATCTATttataaggctaaataaaaaatgtgaaacattTCTCGGGCATCCACGCGTTACTTTATATCGTGCACGTAACAAatatttattgccatttttgaaaacataattATGACTTAGCCGCGTCCCAATCGTCCATTTGTTCACTATAAGAATGAGCGtttgtaagaacgagtgtggcTGAATCTACAaatcattaacacgtgctaaacttcccaagctgtatttctgagagaaaaataatgtgttcctccctcgtcactttttttatCAAGTATTAAAAGAAAGTCCTACCACCCTCGTCACTTATAAAGCAATATCTCAAATTTCATCCATGGAATAGTGAAATATCGACTGTTAATTTGTCTCCGAGGTTCTTCATTGAGGAGTTGTCAGTATTTCACTCCACTTCGTATATGAAGTAACGGACATCATTAAcccatgagacccgtgaagttccgggttAGAGTAGACCTTCAGCAAGTTATGCTTGCTATAGAAAGCGACTATGTATGTCCTTAGGGGTGATTATCGGGACCGGaagacaggctcgctgacttggtcgacacatgtcatcgtatcccaatggcGTGGATATATCATGCTGTTGAGCTATGAAGCGTCTGttctggactcgattatttacggctgaaatacagctgaaatattgctgaaatattgctgaatgcggcgtaaaacaaccaaccaacctattTTACCTTCTCCTCATGGCAAATGGTCAATTTTGACATAGCTCGAAAAATGCCAAGATCTGACATTGCAAATTACAGAAGTAATTAAAGTATATCTTAACAGACCTACCTgacatgacccgtgaaggtcccggggtagaataggccttcagcaacccatgcttgccataaaaggtgactatgcttgtcgtaagaggcgactaacgggatcgggtggtcagactagctgacttggttgacacatgtcatcggttcccaattgcgcagatcgatgctcatgttgttgatcactggattgtctggtccagactcgattatttacagaccgtcgccatatagctggaatattgctaagtgcgacgtaaaactaaactcactcactcctacctgACATAATATTTAAAGGTGTTCAAAAAACAGGCAGGCCTATGGAGACAACGCTCCGAAACGCAACACCGCCTCTCCATTGGTCAACGATATGAAATCAACTATCAAATCTTGCTAACCCGTGTTTTCCTCGTGCAACATCACTTGTGCCGTGACTATAAAAGACTTGCTAAACACGTGGTGGTAATGCGGTCGCTGTCTGACTGGTGAGTGGCGTCTTTTCATTGGTGTCTCAAATGAATATGagttttaatattttcataatgttCTTAGTGAAGATATGTTTTGTCTCAGCAGAATTCTAAATAACTGTTTCGTGTCGAAAGGTTTCATAATTTTGGGGGCTCTGGGATGGAAAGGACCCCGGCTTCTTACAGCCTTGTAGAGATCACAGAAATGAGAATTTGGTTGTTGCAATGTAACCTGGCTTCAAGAATGTGTAGATCAAACACCTGTCGCCGGACCTTAGTTGCACGGGTGGACGCTCAtaacgttgatcactggattgtttccaGACTTGTTTACAGGAAGCTgccataactggaatattgctcagtgtggcgttAAGCCGAATAACCAGATGAAAGTGATGTAGTCTGGGTGACTAAGCTCTTGCGGGCAGAGCTGCATTAGTGCAGCAATGCTGGACATGACTTCAGCCCTCTACTGCACCTAAGTCATAGCTTAACTCTTGAGGTTTAGGCTCAACCGTAGATAATTCtcctaaacacacacattgtGTAATTTCAGATTCAAGGATGTCTACCGAGCATACACTGTTGGCGTTGCTTGCCTTCGCGGTAAGTAGAATGGAGTATGTGAACCCTTCGTCGTCGGTAACACTGTATTTTGTATAGGGTTTTGAGGGAGATGCGGGATCATTGCTATATCAGCCCATGGGATGCTTACCCCAACTGATAGGCGTAAAGAATACATGTGACGACAAGTTTTGTGCAACTCTTGGGTCAGCAACCATTGCTTTGTGTGGTTTAATATTCATCTGCGGTATATGCCTTTGTGTCGAGCGCGGGGAATGTGGGAGGCAGAGAGGAGAAATGAGCGTTGCCTATCCTTAAATGAAAAGAGTGAAATACATAATTTATTTGCTCTCGTAAAGATTTAAGCTGTTTTGTGACGCAGGAGTGCAGGATACCGACCAAAGATACACCAGATACCGTTCCACATTGAAACGTTGCCAGGGCCTCTAGGTTCCAAAGCCGGCCGGGTGTAGATGTTTCAGTTAAAATGATCGCAGATGGACATCTATCGGGAGGATAGCAACTATATCGACATCTGCGACACCCAGATGCCAGTAGACGAGACTCGTTAGTCTGTCGGTTACAGCTGAATCTTCAGACAGTCTAAAGCCCTCATCTAAGATTCCTTTTGGCTGGTTCTTGCTCCGCGCTGATCTTTGCATTTTGATGTGCCTTTTAACACATATATCATGTATACCACTCTCAGTCAGCAGTTACACCACTAGCGCATTTCATGTAAGTGATTTCACATGACGATTCTCAAGatattccaccaacatcacTTAAAGACAACTGTTTGGGCAACATGTACAAATTTGTTTTGAAGTCGCAATCAGAATATACATTTCATGTCTGTTCTTGGAAGGAAATCCCCCAAACACCATGTCTGTTAATTCCTTCGGAGTATATCAAGGCGTGATCACAATCCTCAGATTACAAGTCGATAAGTCTTTGTACTGAAGGTTGTGTGTAGTTATGTTGAAATGTGATTCTGTTTGCAGGCCATTGTTCAGGCAGATATTCCAGCAGGGTATATCTTGAAAAGTAAGTTGTCGCAGAAAAAGGGCAGATACAAAACGCCATAtctgagtatagttttacgccacttttagcaatattccagcactatcacggcgtCTGGTAAGGGGATTCTGGTTTTTCGCCGTGacgcttgaatattgctaaaagcggtgtaaaatcacactctggtcgatgatcatgctgttgatcactaaattgtctggtcGGAGTCTATTATTATAGACaaccgccatattgctgagtgcggcgtaaaatgcTCACTCATTTTAACAACTTTGAATATTTAGAGTAAATTAAGTCCGTTATCATGGtaatatttcataattttgtTGTAATGTGACTACATTTAATCGTTCCAGATGCccttatttttgtttgtatagCCTTTTGCATTGTAAATATTGAAACCATGTGAAATAACCTCTTTCAGTTACGCCGAATTGTGGCGCTAACGGTGTTTCGGATGGATCGGTGACAATAGTGACGGATCTGAACGCAGACGCCAGGGCTATATGTGCTGGAGGGTTGAGCGTTCCCTTCGCAACCGTTGATGGGGTTAATTTCAACCTTCCCTTCTCGTTTTCCGGCAGGAAAGGTGGCCAGCCTTGCGTTTTTGTCGTAAGTACAGCGGGTAACCTCTAAATTTGAATGGATGATTCTTCCCAGCCGAGGTCGGaaacatactgaacaaaaacataattttcgAAAATTTCTCATGAAATTTAAGCATTCATCTTCTGCTGTTCAGTACATTTGGTTTCTTGCTCTCAAAAGCACTCGCTTTCTCAAACATAgcgtgaaatgaaaatattatccaCACGCTTTCAACCAATTCACTGACCTGAACATCATAAAGTAAAACTGCGTATATATACCGATATCGGTGAACTGTTGTGTGCAAACTCTGCAGTATGAACTTGCTCCATAAAATGCAGTCCCTACGCTCTGTTTAATGTAGAGACGACCTAACTCCAAGATGTTTGCTGCTAAAGTTATCGTGGCCTATGGCGAACCGGGAAGCCTGTTGCACCAATACACGGAGGAATACACAATCTCGTGCTCGTTCGGTTCAAAAGGAAAGGACGTCAGTGCTGTACAGAGCATAGGCAAAACGTAAGAACTTTCATTGGAGGTGCCGAGCAGTAACTGTAAGGCGACAAATTATACTATTTGGTAGAAATATTACTATTTACAATTCTTTTATAAGATTATGAGCTGATTTCGCGATAAGGACTTGGGTCCACttccaaaacatgattaaaattTTAATATTAAATGTGTACAACACATGAGCGTAATGACAGCGCGTCTTTTACATACTACAATGGGCAAAAATGGCTATTATCTTACTTCACACAtcaatgtcgttttctgattggctaagcgctattctattttCAATGTATACCGCTGGGAATTTGAACTCTTCAAGTgtttcatggtagtacttcttctttatctcgaataacactgaattACACATGAAACACGTTAAGTGCCGatattttgcgattgaaaatcgatggaagggagataactctaaatctgttgaccttgtgtcgtctgcgattcgcctcgcattcaacagaagtgcttcaaacagatTAACTTGCGGGCTCGAAGAACAtgaacaaacctcgagggtacatgagcccatggcccccgagggaccagtgaacaacttataatgtacacTTGCACTGCTTTAAAATATTGTTGACGAAGATCATAATATATTGGCCACTCAAAACGTGAAAGTGAATCTTTGGTATCACTACCATTACAAagtctgtctggtccagacttgattttttaCAAACCAcgtccatatagctggaatattgccgactcTGGCTTAGCGTAAAACTGAACACGTTCACTCTATTGCAACGAATTGTTATCAAGGCTGATGGCACCTAAAGAGATTCAAACAAACGTTGGACGTTCAAGTAGCTCGCCCATCGTCTTGAGGATGCTTGATGTCCTTGGAAAGGACATGACTGGGGTTAAGGTCAATCATGGCCGGAAGGTGCGCCTTAGCGCTGCCTTTAGCGGTAAGTATCGTTACTGAATTACAAACGCATCAATATTTGTCTAAATTTGACCAGGTTTGTAGTCAACACTTCATTGTTGCCATTTCAAAATGGCCTTGGCATCTATTGAGTGTTAAATTGCTCTCTGAATTGGAAACCGTATATTTGAAGATAATAGTTCATGCTCCTTTAAAATCAGTACAGAAGAAAACTGAAGTTTCCGATATGACctcaaatttcagttttttacgactgaaacaaataaacacacacactctggTTTGTGATAAGTACTCCTGATCTGCTTCAATAATTGGAGTCACTGGCAACAGTATTAGAaaattttatattcatattAAGTGTGGAAAAAGTCCTTTACCTTTTTTCTCATTGAACGAATACGATATGAAAtaaaagacaaaaaaatatCGGTCAAAATCTCAGGATTTGTACTGCAAGTTGATATTACAAATAACCGTTTTTTCCAATGACATGAATTTTTTTTCTCCAACCTAGCCTTGCAGCTATTTATCCCGAGTCAGGGCATGTGTAGTTTTGTCAAAGAACTCTGAATCCATAGGCACATGGATATTGTCAGTCACTGTGGTACGGGTCATTGCAAAACCCTGACAGTATCTTTCGCAGTTGGGTGGTTCATTTCACGAATTGTATTATGATGTGAgtcaattaaaaaaaaatgggcaatatttcagttcaaTATCACAATGACAATATAAAACATGAATTTACTAATTATGGTATAATTACTCCAGTAATTAACTAAAAATTGTACATTATTAAAGGTATCATCttgtgctgatattaatgttcgCACTGTTACTTACTTCGGCCACTGTCCTGTACCCGCTCATAACTGCATGAAGCATAGGTCATGTCTAGTTTTGCCCTGTCAGTTAGTAGCAATAGAATTGTTTGCACCTGCTTATGTCCTTGCCTTCCAAATTTGGTTGTTCCAGGTCCAGAGAAGGGCATCCGCCCTGTTTCTTGTGATGCTATCGACAGTACAAATGCTCGCTATGCTATTCTAAGAGCAGGGTAGGTTTACGTTAATACACCCCACATGTATGCATATAGACTGAGCATTACTCTAAACAGAATCTCTGCATATGTATGGAACGTGGTAATTCAATAGGGTAAAAATCTGTAACATGTCAAGGTCTTGGCATTAAGAGTTGAAGGAGTCCTACATTGAACTTAACAGCCCTGTAAGTTACCCAGTGGTAAACTGCTTTGTACAAAACTTTCATCTTAACAATGCATTTTCTATAGCTTGTCCATCAGTATTAACTAGCACTCCTGCTACAGTTGCGGAGACGGAATAGTGTTCCCAAAGAACAAAGGTTTCACGACAAAAGGCAAGAAAACCACCAGTCCGACCTTCAAGGCTTTCAGCATTAACACCGACACATCGCTCAAGTTTGAGTGCAACTTCACTCTGTGTGCCTCCAGATGTAATGGCGTGAGTACATGCTGTCACTTTGCACTAACCGTTCCTCTTGTGTTTCACATAGAAACTCTTCCAACTGTCAAATATCTCAACATGTATTTCTACACATTTGCCGGAAAGTCACCTGCAGTATACACAACTGCAGTCGTCGCTTCTCCAGAAATTCATTACCATAGAAGTCTGCAACAACACGTacggtgtttttgtttgtttttctctcCCAACAattgaaatttcaaattgtTTAAATTGTATCAGGTGGGCCTTGGTCAATCAACTGTGAcctaattaatatctgtacgaaGTAATTGGTGTAATACAGTCCAGCAAGGTGACAACAGTTTTTCAATTGTTCGTGTTAGTAGTCAGAAATTCTGACAAAGGAATACGTGCACTTTCATGTGACTTCGTTTCTATGAGTGTTCACTTTAACTATGGTGGATATTGTCCCAAGGAGTTTGCTTATCGGACAAATTTTATGATTGTTACTTTCTTTTCTGCAGAATTCCTGTACTAATGCACGGGGTCGCCGAGGTAACTATGACAACCAGTCTACATAGCCATTACTCCGTCCTTTGGACGACCAATAACATGTCTCCGTACCAGACGGTGCTCATAACATCACCCATCCAGATTAGGTGTTAACGATTACATACAATGTCTTTTATGTGAAGATTTCTGCAACGTATTTTGGACCGAATGAACACGTTACCATCACCTTACAAATGTTCAGAATTGTTTTGTCACTGGGTGACCGTCAAGGTCTGCGTTAGAATatgggtcttcagtaactcgtgcttgtaagaggcgactaacggtatcgggttgtcaggttccctgacttggttgacacgtcatctgttcccagttgagCACATCAGTggtaatgctgttgatcacgtgTCTGACCCAGACTAGCTTATTTATGACagctgtcatatagctagaatatttctgactgcggtggaaaactaaactcactcgaaCAATATTTTTCCACATCTTTTAGAAACATATTTTCCCGTTTCATAAATGTTCAAACTAGTTAATCACTGGAACTTGTCTTCTACTTTACAAATGCTTTTTTTCTTCATCCCACCTCCACTAATTATTCCTGGTTCGggaattatttacatatttttcaattgCTGCATGTTAAGTTAAccatgaacatgttttcaatatACTACTTGTGCTTTCAGCTGCAATCGCCAGGGAAGACGATAAAAAATTTGTATTGGCAGCGACCGACTCCTTAGATTTGAGCGGTGGAGCCAAACCTCGTCCTGTGGGAACGGTGGAACGCGTTAAACACCGGTCACCTTGACGACGACGACGCTTTGTACTAAACCGGTTGTGGGAGAAATAAATTCAATATATCATTCGGCTTGTCTGTTGTCCACATTAGGCATGCACCGAGTCTGGGAAGCATGCTGCATGTACAATCCATGAACAAGATTCAATATGAATAGCGTTTGAGTTGAACATAGTTGTTATCCTTaccaacccatgattgtcgtgcGAGGTGACAGTAGGTAGGGCTCGCatactactgctagacacatattagatgatcctgcgcactaaacgcatttgtgacaagaggcggtacaacgaattgggcgagtacacttacCTGCTACAGGTACATttacgattatgcacgtgcaatacatgctaaccgtgacatgaaatggacaccgcatattccttcgaatgataagactgcaatttcaggcataagatactgatattccacgctaacctttagttaagacgaagacaaatagatgattgaacttctcgatatttatcagacaacctgtctccttGTTtgaagtggatcgttctgtggggcgttcccaagtatgcaaattggggtcatttgtcaggtcgtggatcatcttatgtgtttaccagtaggtTGGTGTATGGTTAATCACGTGCGTACTGATGATTATGCCTCGTAGAATGGTGTGATACAGATTTGATCGATATCATGAAAGTAATAAACAGCATTTCCATTAGCATCTAAACCGTTCAGCTAATCCTTTCGGATGGTATAAGAAGCAGTGGTGTAGCCCCGTGGTTCAAGACTTcgccaaaggcccgggttcgatatCCCCAACACGTGTTCCaccccatgatattgctaaaaagcggtgtaaaacaagcCTCGCTAGGATCACCTAGTTAGCGTCGAAacagtcatttttttttttcttaaaaagcTATTTTCGTGCACCTGCTAATGTTTTTGCAATGCAAAAGTATAAGGTTATTGCAAAAACATTAGGATTGATACAGAAATCTGACGAATTGTAAAGAGGACTTCCTTCAGTGACAAGTAAACTAACCCATTTGTCAAGATTTGTGGGTTCATTTCTTAAAGTTGTGGAGAACTTCATATGGTGTTCGTGCGCCGTTTAGAAGACTCATGATCCGTGCCCAACACGAAGGCAGTTAAATATGTATAGTTCAGTTCTATTGAGAAGTTACTAATGTTTAAGGTTTCTCTGAAAGGTAAATCCTGATATACAAGATTTGTTCACCTATTGGTGCATTCGAATGTTCCCTCATTGAAG
This genomic stretch from Haliotis asinina isolate JCU_RB_2024 chromosome 4, JCU_Hal_asi_v2, whole genome shotgun sequence harbors:
- the LOC137281447 gene encoding vitelline envelope sperm lysin receptor-like translates to MSTEHTLLALLAFAAIVQADIPAGYILKITPNCGANGVSDGSVTIVTDLNADARAICAGGLSVPFATVDGVNFNLPFSFSGRKGGQPCVFVRRPNSKMFAAKVIVAYGEPGSLLHQYTEEYTISCSFGSKGKDVSAVQSIGKTLMAPKEIQTNVGRSSSSPIVLRMLDVLGKDMTGVKVNHGRKVRLSAAFSGPEKGIRPVSCDAIDSTNARYAILRAGCGDGIVFPKNKGFTTKGKKTTSPTFKAFSINTDTSLKFECNFTLCASRCNGNSCTNARGRRAAIAREDDKKFVLAATDSLDLSGGAKPRPVGTVERVKHRSP